A window of Mangifera indica cultivar Alphonso chromosome 11, CATAS_Mindica_2.1, whole genome shotgun sequence contains these coding sequences:
- the LOC123228825 gene encoding junctophilin-1-like has product MEGQKSQAKLTRTQSSLLRSSPTIRSSVHSLNSVTETEMHNEPMDEEEGKVKEEELLLKQEKKRKQLGPSCRPGSTRFIPLFAMASLSFFTLFSLFLLFYFLNVKKEEIPTSENLLLALIFIAITLFLANKNRKLIKQITQETTKRFTLTSRNQTKPIQWFIGESDVEKRRNEKVKKKIVREGVEFYSNGDFYEGEFHKGKCNGSGVYNYFVNGRYEGEWVDGKYDGYGIESWARGSRYKGQYRQGLRHGYGVYRFYTGDSYAGQWCNGQSHGVGVQTCADGSSYVGEFKCGVKHGLGHYHFRNGDKYSGEYFGDKVHGFGVYHFANGHCYEGSWHEGRKQGYGMYTFRNGDTRCGEWDCGSLKTPLPLHSDAVIRAIQGARKAAESAIHLRRVDELVNNAVLAANRAATAARVAAVKAVQNRMGGKFCDTDV; this is encoded by the exons ATGGAGGGTCAGAAATCGCAGGCAAAGCTTACTAGGACGCAGTCGTCGCTTCTCCGCTCGTCACCCACCATCCGATCGTCTGTTCACAGTCTCAACTCTGTCACCGAAACTGAGATGCACAACGAGCCAATGGATGAAGAGGAAGGGAAagtgaaagaagaagaattgttactgaaacaagaaaagaaaaggaaacaacttGGGCCATCGTGTCGACCCGGGTCGACCCGGTTTATCCCCCTTTTCGCCATGGCTTCCCTCTCCTTCTTCACTCTCTTCTcgctttttctcctcttttacTTCTTGAAcgtgaaaaaagaagaaatccCCACCTCGGAGAACCTCTTGTTGGCTTTAATCTTTATTGCTATCACTCTGTTCTTGGCGAACAAGAACAggaaattaatcaaacaaataacgCAAGAAACCACAAAAAGATTCACACTCACTTCAAGAAACCAAACGAAACCAATCCAATGGTTCATTGGAGAGTCAGACGTGGAAAAACGAAGGAACGAgaaagtaaaaaagaagattGTGCGTGAAGGGGTAGAGTTTTACAGCAACGGAGATTTCTACGAAGGAGAGTTTCACAAAGGGAAGTGTAATGGAAGTGGGGTTTATAATTACTTTGTGAATGGGAGATATGAAGGAGAGTGGGTTGATGGGAAGTATGATGGGTACGGCATAGAGAGCTGGGCGAGAGGGAGTAGATATAAAGGGCAATATAGGCAAGGGTTGAGGCATGGATATGGTGTTTATAGATTTTATACAGGGGATTCTTATGCTGGACAATGGTGTAATGGGCAGAGCCATGGTGTTGGCGTTCAGACTTGCGCTGATGGGAGCTCCTATGTTGGTGAATTCAAATGCGGTGTCAAACATGGCCTTGGTCACTACCATTTCAG AAATGGAGATAAATATTCTGGAGAATATTTTGGGGACAAAGTCCATGGTTTTGGTGTTTATCACTTTGCTAATGGCCACTGCTACGAAGGATCATGGCATGAAGGCCGTAAGCAAGGCTATGGCATGTATACTTTTCGCAATGGTGACACAAGATGTGGAGAATGGGATTGTGGCAGCCTCAAAACCCCTCTTCCCCTTCATTCGGATGCAGTAATTAGGGCAATTCAG GGTGCTAGAAAAGCTGCTGAGAGTGCCATTCACCTACGCCGGGTGGATGAACTGGTGAACAATGCTGTGCTGGCCGCAAATAGGGCGGCCACTGCTGCTAGAGTTGCTGCTGTCAAAGCTGTCCAGAACCGGATGGGTGGTAAATTTTGTGATACAGATGTGTAG
- the LOC123228966 gene encoding uncharacterized protein LOC123228966, producing MPKIKKQGTNLETEREMGGIGGPLLTIGDLLSDVGEENVTPPDIAPLSSIQDSNNTSHQLDLTKLFQENYDQLNKALSGSDHSWTALTLKLCTALETANKLVHGADTNVKLLSKKVGEIEKIIKRGDYAIAAAKAIQVSLNQKEGSSVGSQFMK from the exons ATGCCTAAAATTAAGAAGCAAGGAACGAATTTGGAAACAGAAAGAGAGATGGGAGGTATAGGAGGGCCATTGCTGACAATTGGGGATCTGCTAAGTGATGTTGGAGAAGAGAATGTTACACCACCAGATATTGCCCCTCTCTCATCGATTCAAGATTCCAATAATACCTCTCATCAATTGGACCTCACTAAACTCTTTCAG GAAAATTACGATCAACTGAATAAGGCGCTATCTGGTTCTGATCACTCATGGACAGCTCTAACTTTAAAG TTATGCACTGCTCTGGAAACTGCAAATAAGTTGGTTCACGGTGCAGACACAAATGTTAAATTGCTATCCAAGAAGGTTGGagagattgaaaaaattatcaagaggGGAGATTATGCAATAGCAGCTGCCAAGGCTATCCAGGTCTCTCTAAACCAGAAGGAAGGGTCGTCTGTTGGTAGTCAATTTATGAAATAG
- the LOC123228699 gene encoding protein NODULATION SIGNALING PATHWAY 2 produces the protein MAMAMDFDYFLDLQFCSTTTTTTTTATPTTSGDNQGCNWNDWSPVVDWQALSGGHDDFHDLIDSMMDDSGLNPSRVDNETSNSVSIDTTMALDEESNGEDFKGLRLVHLLIAAAEALTGANKSRELTRVILVRLRELVSPNDGTNMERLAAYFTDALQGLLEGAGGAHSKYLITNGPYHHHQRDEHHQNDVLAAFELLQDMSPHVKFGHFTANQAILEAVANDRRVHIVDYDIMEGIQWASLMQALVSRKDGPPTPHLRITALSRGGSGRRSIGTIQETGRRLIAFAASIGQPFSFHQCRLDSDETFRPSVLKLVRGEALIINCMLHLPHFSYRAPDSISSFLSGAKTLNPRLVTLVEEETGPNVDEGFVGRFMDSLHHYSAVYDSLEAGFPMQSRARALVERVFLGPRISGSLARIFQTHGGGKSCSWGEWMTGVGFKGVNISYANNCQAKLLLGLFNDGYRVEELGNNRLVLGWKCRRLLSASVWTS, from the coding sequence ATGGCTATGGCTATGGACTTCGATTACTTTCTTGATCTTCAATTCtgctccaccaccaccaccaccacaacTACTGCTACGCCCACCACTTCTGGCGACAATCAGGGCTGTAACTGGAATGATTGGTCCCCGGTTGTCGATTGGCAGGCTTTATCCGGTGGCCATGATGATTTTCATGACCTCATTGATTCCATGATGGATGATTCTGGATTGAACCCTTCTCGAGTTGACAATGAGACTAGTAACTCTGTGTCCATTGATACCACCATGGCTTTGGATGAAGAATCTAACGGTGAGGATTTCAAGGGCTTGAGGTTGGTTCATCTTTTGATTGCTGCAGCCGAGGCTTTAACCGGCGCTAACAAGAGTCGTGAACTGACTCGAGTGATATTGGTTCGGCTCAGGGAGTTGGTGTCCCCTAACGACGGCACCAACATGGAAAGATTGGCCGCGTATTTTACTGACGCCTTGCAAGGTCTCCTTGAAGGCGCTGGCGGTGCACATAGCAAATATCTGATAACAAACGGGCCGTACCACCATCACCAACGTGACGAGCATCATCAAAACGACGTCCTTGCTGCGTTTGAGCTGTTGCAAGACATGTCACCTCATGTAAAGTTCGGTCATTTCACCGCCAATCAAGCGATTCTTGAAGCCGTAGCCAATGATAGGAGAGTCCACATAGTTGACTACGATATAATGGAAGGGATCCAATGGGCTTCCTTGATGCAGGCTTTAGTTTCTAGAAAGGATGGCCCACCCACCCCACATCTTCGGATCACCGCCTTATCAAGAGGCGGAAGTGGGCGTCGATCGATTGGGACCATTCAAGAAACGGGTCGTCGTTTAATTGCATTTGCAGCTTCGATTGGTCAACCTTTTTCTTTCCATCAATGTAGATTGGATTCTGATGAGACATTCAGACCATCAGTTTTGAAATTGGTCAGAGGAGAGGCATTGATTATCAATTGCATGCTACATCTCCCTCACTTCAGTTACCGGGCACCCGATTCGATTTCCTCTTTTCTATCCGGAGCCAAGACCCTAAACCCTAGACTAGTAACTCTAGTGGAAGAAGAGACAGGACCCAATGTAGATGAAGGGTTTGTTGGACGTTTTATGGACTCATTGCATCATTATTCAGCAGTTTATGATTCATTAGAGGCAGGGTTTCCGATGcagagccgagctcgagccttAGTAGAAAGAGTGTTTTTAGGCCCCCGAATATCCGGGTCATTGGCTCGGATCTTCCAGACCCATGGAGGAGGGAAGAGTTGCTCTTGGGGTGAGTGGATGACTGGGGTGGGGTTTAAGGGTGTTAATATAAGTTATGCCAATAATTGCCAGGCAAAACTATTGTTGGGTCTATTCAATGATGGGTACCGGGTGGAGGAATTGGGCAATAATAGGTTGGTTTTGGGATGGAAATGTAGGCGTTTGCTTTCAGCTTCTGTGTGGACCTCTTAA